From Trichomycterus rosablanca isolate fTriRos1 chromosome 18, fTriRos1.hap1, whole genome shotgun sequence, the proteins below share one genomic window:
- the LOC134332607 gene encoding cytochrome c oxidase assembly factor 4 homolog, mitochondrial: protein MASRPSQHARSKPEEENDPVDKMISRTGCAALHYAVQECMAEQQDWRKCQTQVKVFKECMVQFQNASKEQLLKQ, encoded by the coding sequence ATGGCATCACGTCCCTCTCAACATGCACGCAGCAAACCTGAAGAGGAAAATGATCCGGTTGATAAAATGATCTCTAGGACAGGTTGTGCTGCACTGCATTATGCAGTTCAGGAGTGCATGGCGGAGCAACAGGATTGGAGAAAATGCCAAACGCAGGTTAAGGTCTTTAAAGAGTGCATGGTTCAGTTTCAAAATGCTTCCAAAGAGCAGctgttaaaacaataa